The following proteins come from a genomic window of Nitrospirota bacterium:
- a CDS encoding choice-of-anchor D domain-containing protein — protein MVSGVISNTAVVLSDTNDADTANNTVAENTTIHYRLLVTIDGNGTGIVTSVPTGTGIDCGADCEETFMPETTMTLTAVPDALSIFSGWSGGGCSGVAECIIIVNGDISVNATFIEDETDPVTTPAPSDGQFVSSVFVTLTCADFETGCDKTYYCVGIGCTPTTEYTGVPIRITSTDVLRFYSLDNAGNDEGVVTKTFTETGQMARNSYYRQNDLWLITAYTVLDPAANSYVIYIEILDAITHALVNREKISLLSNPWLAISNAGRADITFIYDEASGTGYLIYYDSLGNEQFVQVPDILPTRPSSLLIAPKTVDMGVTSEGKMTSATATISNGGGADLSITSITPPSSPFSLSGGTCSTLLPLPSGGSCTLGIRFSPKAVGEYTGEIKIYSTGGDVVIGLVGAAR, from the coding sequence ATGGTAAGCGGCGTAATCAGCAATACTGCCGTTGTGCTGTCTGATACCAACGATGCTGATACTGCCAATAATACGGTCGCTGAAAACACTACGATCCACTACCGGCTGCTTGTTACCATAGATGGAAACGGAACAGGTATCGTTACCAGTGTTCCGACAGGGACAGGGATAGACTGCGGCGCAGACTGCGAAGAGACTTTCATGCCGGAAACGACGATGACCCTGACCGCGGTGCCTGATGCATTATCTATCTTCTCCGGTTGGTCTGGAGGCGGCTGTTCTGGTGTGGCTGAATGTATTATAATAGTTAACGGAGACATATCGGTGAACGCTACATTTATTGAGGACGAAACCGACCCGGTAACTACGCCTGCTCCTTCAGACGGGCAGTTTGTGTCATCGGTATTTGTGACACTTACCTGTGCTGATTTTGAGACCGGCTGTGATAAAACCTATTATTGCGTGGGGATCGGCTGTACTCCGACAACGGAATATACCGGTGTTCCGATCAGAATTACGTCCACGGATGTTCTGCGTTTTTACTCTTTAGACAATGCTGGAAACGACGAAGGTGTTGTGACAAAGACCTTTACGGAAACGGGCCAGATGGCCAGAAACAGTTATTACCGCCAGAATGATCTTTGGCTTATAACGGCCTATACGGTGCTGGATCCGGCGGCAAACTCTTATGTGATCTATATCGAGATTCTGGATGCAATTACGCATGCACTCGTGAATCGCGAGAAGATCAGTCTGCTTTCTAACCCTTGGCTGGCCATAAGCAATGCCGGCAGAGCAGATATTACCTTTATTTACGATGAGGCCTCGGGCACGGGATATTTAATCTATTACGACAGCCTTGGAAACGAACAGTTTGTCCAGGTGCCTGATATACTGCCGACGAGGCCCAGCTCGCTGCTCATTGCGCCGAAGACTGTTGATATGGGAGTCACGTCGGAAGGCAAGATGACCTCAGCGACCGCTACCATTTCTAATGGAGGGGGGGCTGACCTGAGTATTACGTCGATTACGCCTCCCAGCTCACCATTCAGTTTGTCTGGTGGAACTTGCAGCACTCTGTTGCCTTTGCCTTCCGGAGGCAGCTGTACTTTGGGGATCAGGTTCAGTCCGAAGGCAGTAGGGGAATATACCGGTGAAATAAAGATTTATAGCACCGGAGGAGATGTTGTTATCGGGCTGGTAGGTGCGGCCCGATGA
- a CDS encoding tandem-95 repeat protein: protein MDRSWKKTKSSQLATYGIAASLLLGLLCPAVVFAGSLNAPAGPGSQSVSRYTLKNIYDRLYDGTLGTPLPASPFAEPPTGAISPTIKSSDYPLIVPTDYPLNDIMGMLPAVDSTHGAALSEVCNTKTFWGLRSGTGWGPKTGTRTCNRRPKAVDDSATTNEDTMTAGITVLTNDTDDDGDTLSISGFNGTSANGGTISQTGNSLFYTPPTNFNGKDSFQYTVTDGSLTDTGTVTVTVTAANDSPTASAGSFSVSENGILYGNLVGSDPEGSSLTYSIVSNGTHGTASMINGTNAFKYDASAYEPPSQSNVSDSFTFRVYDGSAYSGNATISITINAGNDAPVLATNNTLTVTSGSFAVIQNTSLNVTDVDNNTGQITYTVTALPTKGQLQLRTSGTGCTGTGSWSAVLVNGTFLQADIDNCDVRYNDTAPSSTGADSFTFTVSDGSGGTIGTTTFNINIP from the coding sequence ATGGATAGATCCTGGAAAAAGACAAAATCTTCACAGTTGGCAACATATGGGATAGCTGCATCGCTTCTGCTTGGGCTGCTCTGCCCTGCAGTTGTTTTTGCCGGTTCCCTGAACGCTCCGGCGGGCCCCGGTTCTCAGAGCGTATCGAGATATACGCTAAAAAATATCTACGACCGTCTTTATGACGGGACTTTGGGAACCCCGCTGCCGGCCTCACCCTTTGCCGAGCCGCCTACCGGGGCGATCAGTCCGACCATAAAGAGTTCTGACTATCCGCTTATAGTCCCCACCGACTATCCACTCAACGACATCATGGGTATGCTGCCTGCGGTGGACAGCACACACGGCGCCGCGCTGAGCGAGGTTTGCAATACCAAAACCTTCTGGGGACTGCGCTCCGGGACTGGTTGGGGGCCGAAAACAGGAACGCGGACATGCAACAGGCGGCCTAAGGCAGTGGATGACAGCGCCACCACAAATGAAGATACCATGACCGCAGGCATAACCGTACTGACAAACGATACCGACGATGACGGTGACACGTTGAGCATATCCGGTTTTAATGGCACCTCAGCCAATGGCGGTACCATAAGCCAAACAGGCAACAGCCTTTTCTACACTCCCCCGACCAATTTCAACGGCAAGGACTCGTTCCAGTATACCGTAACTGATGGGAGCCTGACAGACACCGGCACGGTCACGGTGACCGTAACCGCAGCGAATGATTCGCCGACTGCCTCTGCAGGTTCATTTAGCGTATCAGAAAACGGGATACTCTACGGGAATCTCGTCGGAAGTGATCCGGAAGGAAGCTCCCTGACATACAGTATAGTTTCAAACGGAACCCATGGCACAGCTTCGATGATTAACGGCACAAATGCTTTTAAATACGACGCATCAGCGTACGAGCCGCCATCGCAGAGTAATGTTTCTGACAGTTTTACCTTCAGGGTATATGACGGTTCGGCATATTCAGGAAATGCAACCATCAGCATAACAATTAACGCAGGCAATGATGCCCCTGTCCTTGCGACGAATAATACCCTGACAGTGACTTCCGGCAGTTTTGCTGTTATTCAGAACACTTCCCTCAATGTTACCGATGTTGACAATAATACAGGACAGATTACCTACACGGTGACAGCTCTGCCTACAAAGGGACAACTGCAATTAAGAACCAGCGGTACCGGTTGTACTGGCACGGGTTCATGGTCTGCAGTGTTGGTAAACGGCACATTTTTACAGGCAGATATCGATAATTGCGATGTGAGATACAATGACACTGCACCGTCAAGTACTGGCGCTGACAGTTTTACGTTTACCGTATCTGACGGTTCCGGCGGCACAATCGGTACAACGACCTTTAATATAAATATTCCTTAA
- a CDS encoding putative metal-binding motif-containing protein gives MKAMRTNRIVMCLLILGCVLLLAGTGLAKLTEPDNIFYGTITLNGLPVITGEVTVTVNGSSTPIARYTLGSNKSAMNTFILRVPIDSQSPRDPSSALPGERASIFLNGKLLATATIGARGAVTKIPLDDCPTRITYYPDADNDGYPGSGIIESCVKPAGYKALDELFFSAPDCNDHDASVHPGAVERCNGKDDNCNGLIDESGDIAFYRDADGDGFGDPLNMLLVCSHPAGYVSNNADCNDSDSKEHPGQLWYKDADGDGYSDMTTNDTSCRRPNGYKTSSELISLAKDCNDNDASVYPGAVELCDRKDNDCDGIVDNQCVGDAGKMCRNSHYLNVRNWIIRAYTTREDTGLYSVYLEVLDPSGVHPAAAITGMNANPLLISSEGMVSDITMVFDEAESAAYMLYTTAAGQALTKVPVGQ, from the coding sequence GTGAAAGCAATGAGGACGAACAGGATAGTGATGTGCTTGCTGATACTCGGATGTGTTTTACTCCTGGCAGGAACAGGTCTTGCGAAACTCACGGAGCCGGACAATATATTTTATGGGACCATCACGCTCAATGGGTTGCCGGTGATAACCGGCGAGGTTACGGTGACGGTAAACGGCAGCTCTACCCCTATTGCACGCTACACGTTAGGCAGCAATAAAAGTGCAATGAACACATTTATTCTGCGAGTTCCGATAGATTCGCAGAGTCCGCGTGACCCATCGTCTGCGCTTCCGGGTGAACGGGCAAGTATTTTTCTGAACGGCAAGCTTCTTGCCACTGCCACGATAGGGGCACGCGGCGCTGTCACGAAGATCCCTCTTGATGACTGCCCGACGCGGATAACCTATTATCCCGATGCGGACAATGACGGATACCCGGGCTCAGGGATCATAGAATCATGCGTCAAGCCGGCCGGGTACAAGGCTTTGGATGAGCTGTTCTTCAGCGCCCCTGACTGTAACGACCATGACGCTTCGGTCCATCCGGGAGCAGTTGAACGGTGTAATGGCAAAGATGATAACTGTAACGGATTGATCGATGAAAGCGGAGACATCGCCTTTTATCGGGACGCTGATGGAGATGGTTTTGGCGACCCGCTGAATATGTTGCTTGTATGCTCCCATCCTGCAGGATATGTCTCCAATAATGCTGACTGCAATGATAGTGATTCCAAGGAACATCCTGGTCAGCTCTGGTATAAGGATGCTGATGGAGATGGTTATTCTGACATGACAACCAATGATACATCCTGTAGAAGGCCGAATGGCTATAAGACATCTTCTGAACTGATCAGCCTGGCGAAAGACTGTAATGACAATGACGCCTCTGTCTATCCCGGAGCTGTGGAGCTATGCGACCGGAAGGACAATGACTGTGACGGAATCGTGGATAATCAGTGTGTGGGTGATGCGGGCAAGATGTGCAGGAACAGTCATTACCTGAATGTAAGAAATTGGATTATCAGGGCGTATACCACGAGGGAAGATACCGGACTGTATTCAGTATACCTTGAGGTGCTCGACCCAAGCGGTGTACATCCCGCTGCAGCAATTACGGGAATGAATGCCAACCCACTCCTGATTTCGTCTGAGGGTATGGTATCTGATATTACGATGGTATTTGATGAAGCAGAGTCAGCAGCATATATGCTGTATACCACTGCTGCCGGACAGGCGCTTACGAAAGTGCCTGTCGGTCAATAG
- a CDS encoding choice-of-anchor D domain-containing protein → MKRMMTIVLLAFVGMVSVAFAEETGCLQTTDNWIIRAYSGGTASPNYTFTLAVIDPVSGQLVPHSDIKAFVGATTPCLNADRVTTHLCEIEANAQSPDISLACDAAAGTAYIVHDHAGQLTISTIPDLVKYAATNPVLQATPASLIFGRVAKGTKTLVVTVTNTGTAPLHISTVTTPAAPYSKPTDTCTGATVAPTTGSCSISIKFAPLTVASYPGSFTINSDGGTATIQLTGSK, encoded by the coding sequence GTGAAGCGGATGATGACAATAGTATTGCTTGCGTTTGTCGGGATGGTGAGTGTTGCCTTTGCAGAGGAGACCGGTTGTCTACAGACAACGGACAACTGGATTATCAGGGCGTATTCCGGAGGTACAGCGAGCCCTAATTATACCTTTACCCTGGCGGTCATTGACCCTGTATCTGGCCAACTGGTGCCGCACAGTGACATCAAGGCATTTGTAGGGGCGACGACACCCTGTCTGAATGCCGACAGAGTTACTACTCATCTCTGTGAGATCGAAGCAAATGCTCAGAGCCCTGATATAAGCCTTGCGTGTGATGCTGCGGCAGGGACGGCATATATAGTTCATGACCATGCAGGTCAGCTGACAATAAGCACGATACCTGACCTTGTCAAGTATGCTGCGACAAATCCTGTGCTTCAGGCTACGCCTGCTTCTTTGATTTTTGGGCGGGTAGCAAAGGGCACCAAGACGTTAGTCGTAACGGTAACGAATACCGGGACAGCGCCACTTCACATAAGCACTGTAACGACGCCTGCAGCGCCTTACAGCAAGCCAACAGATACGTGCACGGGCGCAACAGTGGCACCAACGACAGGCTCCTGCAGTATATCGATAAAATTTGCACCTCTTACGGTCGCCTCCTATCCGGGAAGTTTTACGATCAACTCTGACGGAGGCACTGCTACGATTCAGCTGACAGGGTCGAAGTAA
- a CDS encoding nitroreductase family protein has protein sequence MDVVQAILERRSINFFEPNREISDEKIRELVELAKLAPSSMNLQPWRIVVVKDPERKRVLRLCAFNQPKVEEASAVFIMVADPGSLENTLGPALASWVELGFMKPEMVETYRGMAASLYSTEDSLKRKFFAVKNTSLLAMNIMIAAKGMGLETHPMDGFDEDCIKKEFNIPPDKIIPMLITVGYLKTGITLLPRAYRKSFEDFVTFNNY, from the coding sequence ATGGATGTAGTACAGGCGATACTTGAGCGGCGTTCAATCAATTTTTTTGAGCCAAACAGAGAGATTTCTGACGAAAAAATCAGGGAGTTGGTTGAGCTCGCTAAACTGGCTCCGTCTTCCATGAACCTCCAGCCATGGAGGATCGTTGTCGTAAAGGACCCTGAAAGGAAAAGGGTGCTGAGGCTGTGCGCATTCAATCAACCGAAGGTTGAAGAAGCTTCAGCTGTCTTTATTATGGTGGCTGATCCTGGATCTCTGGAAAATACTCTTGGTCCGGCACTGGCAAGCTGGGTAGAGCTTGGGTTCATGAAACCGGAGATGGTTGAGACGTACAGGGGCATGGCAGCATCGCTCTACAGCACAGAGGATAGTCTCAAACGCAAGTTCTTTGCCGTAAAGAACACTTCGTTGCTCGCCATGAACATCATGATCGCTGCAAAGGGTATGGGCCTCGAAACCCATCCTATGGACGGTTTTGACGAAGATTGCATTAAAAAAGAGTTTAATATACCCCCTGACAAGATCATCCCTATGCTGATCACGGTCGGATATCTGAAGACAGGCATAACCCTGCTGCCACGGGCATACCGGAAGAGCTTCGAGGATTTTG